The window GGGAGGGATCCACTTCACCGGGTGATGCCGTCATCGCAAACCGCGTCGCCGCCGGACATCGCGGACGACCGTCGCGGTGCCGGCGACCACGGAGATCAGTACGCCCGCTATGGCCAGGGCGTAGGTCGCGTACCGCTCGCTGCGTTCCTGCGAGGTCTCCGACAGCGACAGATGCGCGGGCGAGGGAGCCTGGGCCCGGGGCGGGGCCGGGTCAGGATGCGGGGCATCCTGCGGGGTGTCGTCGCCGGAGAGTGCGCGGACCGGGTCGACGACGCCCCAGCCGACGAAGTCGTCGTGGCCGGTGACGGAGCGTTCGGCGGTCTGCTCGATCCGGGCGACGATCTGGGGCGCGGTCCATTTCGGGTACTTGGCGCGCATCAGGGCGGCGACCCCGGCGACGTACGGAGCGGAGAAACTGGTGCCGTTGTCGGTGCACTGGCCGTTACCGGGGACGGTGGAGACGATGTCGACGCCGGGTGCGGCGACGCCGACGAACGTACCGGCCTGGGAGAAGGCGGCGCGCTCGTTGTTGCGGTCCGACGAGGCGACGGCGAGGACGCCGCCGAAGGCCGCCGGATAGGTGTTCCTCAGCTTGCCGTCCATGCCGTTGTTGCCCGCGGAGGCGACCACGACGACGTCCTTGGTGAGCGCCCTGGCCACTGCCTTCCCCAGCGTGGAATCCGGGGTCAGCGACTTCGTCGTGTCCTGGGAGATGTTGATGACCTGCGCGCCCTCGGCGATCGCGTGGCCGATCGCGGCGGCCATCGTGGTGTCCTTGCCGCTGTTCTTCTCGTCGTTCTGGCGGATCGGGATGATCGTGGCCTCGGGCGCCAGGCCGACGAAGCCGGTGCCCTTGCGGGGGCGGGCGGCGATGATGCCGGCGACCTTGGTCCCGTGGCCGACCTCATCCACGGTGCCGTCGCTCTTGCCGCCCTTGAGGTAGTCGGCGCCCGCGGAGGCGTCGACGGCGGTCTGGAGCTGCGGGTTGGTGTTGTCGACACCGGTGTCGATGACCGCGACGCGGACGCCCTTGCCCTTGGTGTCCTGCCACAGTTCGTCGAGCAGGACCCGCTGCAGCGACCAGGGGCGGCCCTCGTACTGCTTCTTCATCGGGAAGGCGCATTCGCCGCTGCCGTCTATCCCGACGTCGCTCCGGTCGCCCGGGCGCTCCTCGGCGTACGCCGCCTGGGGCGCCGCCAGTGCGGCCAGCGCTGCGGTGGCCGCCGTCAGCAGGGCCGTCTTCCGGTACAACATCTGTTCCTCTCCCCCGAGTTCTACGAGCCGTTCGCGAATATCCCGGTCAGGAGCCCTGGGGCTGGCGAGCGCTGTTGGTGTCGAGTCGCGGGCCCTTGGACAGGAACTCTGACCAGGCGAGCGGGACGAGAGAGGGCGTCACCTTCTCGTATCCCAGCCTGATCTGGGCCTGGCTGGGCTCGGGGCGGCCGTCCGTCCCGCTCTGCTGCTCGCCGGCGCCGATGTCGGAACGCCTGGAATCGCTGTCGCCGTTCGCCTGAACGGCGTACCGCAGTCCGGTGTCGGTCACCAGGAAGAGTGAGCCGTCGGGGCTGGTCTGCTGCCCTCGTACCTGGGTGTAGAGGAGACCGCTGCCGGGGGTGACGTAGGTGCTGGTGCCACCTGCGCTGATGGAGGCGGGGTACGCGGTGCCCGCCCAGGTGCTGAGCGTCGGGCGGCCGTTGCCGTCCACCTTGCGCAGCACGCTGCAGATGGTGTCCCGGTCGCCGCTGCCACCCTCGATGGCGTTCACCTGGCCGGTCCTCCGCGTGGGCCAGCGCCCCGCCTGGCCGGTGAAGGCGGCAGGGTCGGGAACGAACTTCTGGAGTCCGACGGCGCGCGCCTCGCTCTTCAGGTTGAGCACGGCCGTCTGCGGGGAGTTGATCAGCAGCCAGGCGGTGAACTCGGAGACCGGCTGGACCTTGCCGTCGAGGACCACGTAGTGGGTGGTGCCTTCGCCGGTACGGGTCCGCAAAACCATGCCGACCCGGTTCTCCTCCGTGGAGAGCTGTCCGTCGATGTGCGCGTCCGCGCCGACGGTGCCGGGGATCTGCGGGAAGACGATCGGGCTGCCTTCGTTCAGGGTGGCCAGCCAGTCGTCGGTGACGGACTGCGGCTGCCGGCTGCCGACGAGGGCGCCGGTCAGGTGGCCGTTGTCGGCAACGGTCTCGTCGATGCGGTATTTCGTGCCACTCGCATCGACGAGATAGCGGGCGCCGGTCTGACCCTTGACGTACAGGACCTCGCCGCCGCTGAGCCTATGGGCGCCTTCGGTCCGCTTGTTGTCGCGCTCGGCGAAGACGAAGGCGGCCTTCTGCACGGTGTTGCCCTTGCCTCCGGGCTGTTCGCAGACGGCCCACCGCTTGGCCGTGCCCGCGTCGTTCGCCTCGGGCAGCCGGTCGGGGGCGTACGGGATGCCGAGGACCGGTCCGCGAGGCGGCTTGCCCGCGTCGAGGATGTCGTCGGGTACCTGGATGACGTCGTACTGCTGCGGGGTGAGGAGCAGTCGGGCGGAGGCGAGGTTCAGTACGGGATGCAGCAGGGTCTTTTTCTTCTTGCCCTTGCCCGTGGTGAGCACGACATAGCGGGTGGTGGACTGCTTGCCGACGATCACGTTGGTGAAGGGCTTGTCCCAGTCCTTGGGTGCGGTGGGCTTGAACATGCCGTAGGCACCGAAGCCCGCGAGGATCAGCGCCCCGGCCACCATGCTCGGGAGGACGGCGCGCAACGGGCGCGGCGCGCCCTCCTCGGTGCCGGTGGGCGAGGGTTGGAGAAATGCCGCCACCGTGCGCTTCTTCGCAAAGGTGTACGCGTTGAGTTCATCCCGCCGTGATGCCATGAGTCTGCGTGTCTCCCGTGTCTCCCCGCGCGGCTCCAGGAGTTCGCGTCCCCCGACCCCTGCGCCGGCCCCCCGGATGCCGGACCGCGCTGCCGGACAGGCCCCTACTATGCCTGCTGACCCCGGGCGGCCGCGGGGCGGGTAGGGTGATCCAGCCGCCAAAGCCCCCGGCGGGACAGGGGTGATCGGGTCGAAACGGGGGCCTTATGAACGGGGGAATGCCGGAATGATGTCTTCCGCGACGCGGACACGTCCGGCCGGGAACGCACCGCCCTCCGCAGCCCACACACCCACCGGAGCGGCGTCCTCCCCGTACCGGCCCGGCGGACCGGCTCGCGGCTCCTCCGGCCCCGGCCAACAGACCCTCCGGCGGGTGAACGGACGCCCCGGACACTTCGGTTCGTTCCGATTGCAACAACTCGTACTGATCGAGATCGCGGCTGCGCTGCTGCTCGTGGCCTGGGTGATCGAGCCGCTGCTGCTGGTTCCGGCCGGCGCGGTCGCCACTGCGCTGGTGCTGCTCGCCGTCCTGCGCAGACACCGCCGTTCGCTGCCCGAGTGGCTGGGCACCGCGATCGCGCTCCGCGCACGCACCCGCAGGGCCGCGTCGCTGGTGCTGCCCGTGGGTACCGAGCCGGGGATCGCGCCCGCCGTCGAGTGCGACCCGGCGCTGCGCACGTACTCGTTCAGCGACCGTGACCGGCGGCCGGTCGGGATGATCGGTGACGGTACGTTCGTCACCGCCGTACTGCAGATCGAGTCGGACGCCACGGCGCTGCGGCCCGACCGGTCCGCGCAGCCGCTGCCGCTGACCCTGGTCCGGGACGTGCTCGACGTCGACGGCATCCGCCTGGAGTCGGCGCAGATCGTGCAGCACACCCAGCCCGCGCCCGCCCCGCATCTGCCCCCGCAGTCCGTCGCGGCGCGCAACTACGCACCGCTGCAGGCCCGGACGGGATCGCCCGCGGTCCGGATCACCTGGATCGCGCTCAAGCTGGACCCGGAACTCTGCCCGGAGGCCGTGCAGGCGCGCGGCGGCGGGGTCGAAGGGGCGCAGAAGTGTCTCGTACGCGCTGCCGATCAGCTGGCCAGCAGACTGACGGGGGCCGGTTTCCGCGCGACGGTGCTGACCGAGCAGGAGTTGACGTCGGCGATCGCGACCTCGGCCTGCGTCAGCCCGTCGGCCATGGAGCAGGCGGGCCGGGCCCACACACCGGCGCGGCGCACCGAGGAGACCGCGCGGACCTGGCGCTGCGACGACCGGTGGCACACCACCTACTGGGTGGGGCGCTGGCCGCAGTTCGGCGGGGCGATGAACGGCGGCGGGGCGTCGATGCCGCAGCTGGTCGCGCTGCTCACCTCGCTCCCGGCGCTCGCCACGACCTTCAGCCTGACGCTGGGACACGGCGACCGGCAGGAGGTCTCGATCGCCGGCCACGTCCGGATAACGGGGCGCAGCGACGAGGAACTGCTCACCGCCCGGCATGAGTTGGAGCGCACCGCGCGTGGCGTGAAGACATCGCTGGTACGACTCGACCGCGAGCAGCTGCCCGGCGTGCTCGCCACGCTGCCGCTCGGGGGTACCCGCTGATGTCCGTACCCACCAGTGCCCGCGCCCGGCTGGGCTTCGGGCTGATCGGACCGCGTCGCAGCCGGCACACGGTCTCCGTCGAGCAACTGGCCTCGATGGCCCTGCCGGTCGGCGACGACGGCATGGTGATCGGCGTGGACGCCGAGGGGCGGCCCGCCGTGCTCGGCATCAACCGGCCGACGCCGTACGACGTCACGCTGATCGGCGGGCTGTGGACGGCGCAGGTGCTCGCCCTGCGGGCGGCCGCCATCGGTGCCCGGATCGTCGTGGAGACCGGCCGGGCCCACGCCTGGACGGGACTCGCACAGGCGGCCGGGGGTGGCCAGCCGTGCATTTCGCTGCACGACGTGGGGCGGGTGCCACCGCAGGGCGCCTCGGCCGGCAGCCCGGTGCTCGTGGTGCGGGACTGCGGGATGCGGCCGCCGCGCGGGCGAGTGGTGTCCGGGCCCTGGCAGTCGGTGGTGACGCTGCTTCCGTATCTGAGTCCGGTGGCGCCCGCGTTGATGAAGAAGGCGTCCCTGGTGGGGATTCAGCGGGTATCTCCTGATGAAGCCACACAGATCGGGCGAATCGCACATCTGCCGGCGACCGCGACGCAGGCGCTGTCGACGCTGGCGGACGGGGTCACCCTCTGGTGCACGGAACGGGACCGGCAGTTCGTGATGACGCAGGCCACCGATGCGGAGACCGGGCTGCTGGGCGGCGCACGACGGATGGACTGAGCCTCGCAAGCGTGCGGGGTACTACCGACCCCGGGCAAGGCGCACGGAATGTTCACATATCCGTATGCAGATGTACGAGTTTGACCGCTTCGCTCTTCACGCTCTGCCGTACTCGGTTCACTTGGGGGCTACGCGTGACGTACTGGACAGCTCTTGCGGTGCCCTACGGCCTGCCGGAGGGGGCCCGATGACGATTAGGGTGGGTGGGGGCGCGGCAGAAGAACCTGCGGGCAGGCAATGCGCGTCCCAAGGGGGAGAGCCGGGCGGTTCGGAATACGGGAACGGTCGCCCCCACCCACCACGGCACAAGGGTGCTCGACCACACCAGGAGGCAAAGTGAACGGCGATCGGGACGAAATCCGAGAGGGCTGGAGCAGGCCCGTCGACGAGTCGTCCGACGCGGAGCCCGCCGAGATGACGGGTGAGTTCACCATCGACTACACCCCGCCCGCCTGGTACACGCAGAACGCGTCCGGGGACTCCTCGGGCGGGGCCGGATCGCACCTGGCGCCGCCTCCGCCGCCCAACGGGGCGCCGGTGTCCGTGCCCGGGCTGCCGGCCGGGGGCGGCTTCGAGCCCACCTGGGCTCCGACGCCGCCCGCACCCGCACCGCCGGTGGCACCGGTCGAGCCGACGCCCCCTGCTGCTGCCGCTGTCGCCGATCCCTCCTCCCCCGCACCCGGGGCGGGGGAGGCGAGTGGTGCGCCGGCTCCCTTCGGAGGCGGAGACCTGGAGAGCGGCGCGACCATGCGGTTCTCGCCGGC is drawn from Streptomyces sp. NBC_01717 and contains these coding sequences:
- the mycP gene encoding type VII secretion-associated serine protease mycosin — protein: MLYRKTALLTAATAALAALAAPQAAYAEERPGDRSDVGIDGSGECAFPMKKQYEGRPWSLQRVLLDELWQDTKGKGVRVAVIDTGVDNTNPQLQTAVDASAGADYLKGGKSDGTVDEVGHGTKVAGIIAARPRKGTGFVGLAPEATIIPIRQNDEKNSGKDTTMAAAIGHAIAEGAQVINISQDTTKSLTPDSTLGKAVARALTKDVVVVASAGNNGMDGKLRNTYPAAFGGVLAVASSDRNNERAAFSQAGTFVGVAAPGVDIVSTVPGNGQCTDNGTSFSAPYVAGVAALMRAKYPKWTAPQIVARIEQTAERSVTGHDDFVGWGVVDPVRALSGDDTPQDAPHPDPAPPRAQAPSPAHLSLSETSQERSERYATYALAIAGVLISVVAGTATVVRDVRRRRGLR
- the eccB gene encoding type VII secretion protein EccB; amino-acid sequence: MASRRDELNAYTFAKKRTVAAFLQPSPTGTEEGAPRPLRAVLPSMVAGALILAGFGAYGMFKPTAPKDWDKPFTNVIVGKQSTTRYVVLTTGKGKKKKTLLHPVLNLASARLLLTPQQYDVIQVPDDILDAGKPPRGPVLGIPYAPDRLPEANDAGTAKRWAVCEQPGGKGNTVQKAAFVFAERDNKRTEGAHRLSGGEVLYVKGQTGARYLVDASGTKYRIDETVADNGHLTGALVGSRQPQSVTDDWLATLNEGSPIVFPQIPGTVGADAHIDGQLSTEENRVGMVLRTRTGEGTTHYVVLDGKVQPVSEFTAWLLINSPQTAVLNLKSEARAVGLQKFVPDPAAFTGQAGRWPTRRTGQVNAIEGGSGDRDTICSVLRKVDGNGRPTLSTWAGTAYPASISAGGTSTYVTPGSGLLYTQVRGQQTSPDGSLFLVTDTGLRYAVQANGDSDSRRSDIGAGEQQSGTDGRPEPSQAQIRLGYEKVTPSLVPLAWSEFLSKGPRLDTNSARQPQGS
- the eccE gene encoding type VII secretion protein EccE, translating into MSSATRTRPAGNAPPSAAHTPTGAASSPYRPGGPARGSSGPGQQTLRRVNGRPGHFGSFRLQQLVLIEIAAALLLVAWVIEPLLLVPAGAVATALVLLAVLRRHRRSLPEWLGTAIALRARTRRAASLVLPVGTEPGIAPAVECDPALRTYSFSDRDRRPVGMIGDGTFVTAVLQIESDATALRPDRSAQPLPLTLVRDVLDVDGIRLESAQIVQHTQPAPAPHLPPQSVAARNYAPLQARTGSPAVRITWIALKLDPELCPEAVQARGGGVEGAQKCLVRAADQLASRLTGAGFRATVLTEQELTSAIATSACVSPSAMEQAGRAHTPARRTEETARTWRCDDRWHTTYWVGRWPQFGGAMNGGGASMPQLVALLTSLPALATTFSLTLGHGDRQEVSIAGHVRITGRSDEELLTARHELERTARGVKTSLVRLDREQLPGVLATLPLGGTR